GCCCGGTTAGAAGCCAAAGTGGAACGATTCGAGCCCATCGCTGGACGCCTGGCGCTCGACTTCGTGAATACCGTTGGCTGGCGCGACCGCTCCGAGCCCGAAGAGCGCCTCGCAAGCTTCGACGACCTTCTCTCCTGGAGCCGCGCGGTCGGGCTCGTCTCCCGCTCGGAGAGAAAACGCCTCGCGGCCCAGGGCCGCCTCAGGCCGAGCCAAGCGCGAGCTGTCGTCGAACGAGCGAGAGTTCTCCGTGAGGCGCTTCATCGTTTGTTCGCGAGGTTTGCCGCCGGACAGAAGCCCGCACGGCCCGATCTCGATACCCTGAACGATGTTCTCGCCCAAGCGCCGGGGCGGCGGCGGTTACGCCACCAGGGCCGCGGGTTCGTTTGGGAGGCTTCCGGAAGCAGAAGCCTAGAGAGCATCTTGTGGGAAGTGGCGTGGTCGGCCGCGGATCTGTTGATCCACGAGGCCCCCAAGAGCATCAAGCGCTGTGCGGGAACGGGCTGCGGCTGGCTGTTCCTTGACACGAGCCGCAACCGGACGCGGCAGTGGTGCTCGATGAGCAGCTGTGGAAATCGCGCCAAGGCGAAACGCCACTACGCGAAGAGGAGGAGAGCCGAGTGGGAATAGAGTCTCAGCT
This is a stretch of genomic DNA from Vicinamibacteria bacterium. It encodes these proteins:
- a CDS encoding ABATE domain-containing protein — encoded protein: ARLEAKVERFEPIAGRLALDFVNTVGWRDRSEPEERLASFDDLLSWSRAVGLVSRSERKRLAAQGRLRPSQARAVVERARVLREALHRLFARFAAGQKPARPDLDTLNDVLAQAPGRRRLRHQGRGFVWEASGSRSLESILWEVAWSAADLLIHEAPKSIKRCAGTGCGWLFLDTSRNRTRQWCSMSSCGNRAKAKRHYAKRRRAEWE